The following are from one region of the Rhipicephalus microplus isolate Deutch F79 chromosome 1, USDA_Rmic, whole genome shotgun sequence genome:
- the LOC119177373 gene encoding uncharacterized protein LOC119177373 yields MPGCCVPQCTNHSRNGYRMFRFPKDPKRRLLWLVKIKRDKWQPTDRSCLCSGHFEETAFEQNRVDGWKKLKPNALPTIFSFRAMPKHRKPPKERFLPQGTPAAAEESCSLHSQPHASDTSATEIQEQHVNDIAGMQQTANQELQPLPSDGTEMSRDQMSNLPSPSATAETEVPTTDDSQLVACPLSATHVELSEEKCSNRSCAEVNKQLQDMKAKYAKLREDHSKASAKTNSIKKKLQKLEYASGILRKKLKFLNEDQMRALSRNSNRGTTWSSKTIKQALQIKFTSGTTGYETLRKLGYPLPSNRTLVRRLQGFKFLSGILTEVTELLRAKAEGLEDVERDCVLYLDEMEIARGYELDRAEDVVFGGKTLPAEPDEPACHCLVFMVGGLNSRWKQVIAYHFTGSSVDGCLLKNFCAGNRATLRRYFPESACGDL; encoded by the exons ATGCCCGGGTGTTGcgtgccacagtgcacaaaccactcGCGAAATGGCTATAGGATGTTCAGATTTCCGAAAGATCCGAAAAGGCGACTCCTGTGGCTGGTAAAGATCAAGCGCGACAAGTGGCAACCCACGGACCGTTCGTGTTTGTGCAGC GGACATTTCGAAGAAACCGCATTTGAGCAGAACCGTGTGGACGGCTGGAAAAAATTGAAGCCGAATGCTCTGCCAACAATCTTTTCGTTCAGAG cgATGCCTAAGCACAGGAAGCCACCAAAAGAAAGGTTTTTACCACAAGGGACGCCTGCGGCCGCAGAAGAAAGTTGTTCTCTGCACAGTCAACCCCATGCTTCTGATACCTCAGCGACAGAAATTCAAGAACAACATGTCAACGACATAGCTGGTATGCAACAAACAGCAAATCAAGAATTGCAGCCACTACCGAGTGATGGCACGGAGATGTCTCGTGATCAGATGAGCAACTTACCTAGCCCAAGTGCCACGGCAGAAACTGAAGTTCCTACAACAGATGATTCTCAGCTAGTTGCATGCCCACTTTCCGCAACCCATGTTGAATTGTCGGAAGAGAAGTGCAGTAACAGGTCGTGTGCTGAAGTGAATAAACAGCTACAGGACATGAAGGCAAAGTACGCGAAACTCCGTGAAGATCATAGCAAAGCAAGTGCTAAAACTAATTCAATTAAAAAGAAGCTTCAGAAGTTGGAATATGCCAGTGGGATTTTACGAAAAAAACTGAAGTTCCTAAATGAAGACCAAATGCGAGCCTTATCACGAAACAGCAACCGAGGTACTACCTGGTCATCAAAAACAATTAAACAAGCCCTTCAGATAAAATTCACAAGTGGAACAACAGGCTATGAAACCCTTAGAAAACTTGGGTATCCACTGCCTTCCAACAGAACTCTTGTCCGTCGTCTTCAAGGGTTCAAGTTCCTGTCTGGGATTTTAACGGAAGTTACTGAGTTGCTCAGAGCAAAAGCAGAGGGCTTGGAAGACGTTGAAAGAGATTGTGTGCTTTATCTCGACGAAATGGAAATTGCCCGCGGGTATGAGCTCGACCGTGCTGAAGACGTCGTGTTTGGAGGAAAGACACTCCCAGCGGAACCAGATGAACCCGCCTGTCATTGCTTGGTGTTTATGGTCGGAGGATTGAACTCAAGATGGAAACAGGTCATTGCGTATCATTTCACTGGAAGCTCGGTCGACGGCTGTCTGCTCAAGAATTTTTGTGCTGGAAATCGTGCAACTCTGCGTAGATATTTCCCTGAGAGTGCTTGTGGTGACCTCTGA